From the genome of Perognathus longimembris pacificus isolate PPM17 chromosome 19, ASM2315922v1, whole genome shotgun sequence:
GGTATAAAATTTAGAAGCCAATCTAACTAATTTCTTCATGTTTGCACAAATCCACTTCCTATTTTTACTTCACTGATTAATCAGGGGTCTAGTAAAAATTTTGCCTAGACTGAGCTGAGGAGTTCATCTGATTTAAAATACTTAGTTTGAACGTCACTTTCACTTTTTCGGCATATTATTTCAGCTTCATTTGGGGCTGACTTGTGTGGGCTCAAGCTGCTGACTTGCTTGTCAGGCAGCCGGAGGTGATCGTCACTGTCAAGATTCAATGACTTTCTCCTCAGCAAAAAGTCCCTGTCAGCTACATAAAGATGGAAGGTTTTCTGCACACTGTCAGGTGACTGCAGACCCTGTTTTCTCAAATATCAAATGTCGACAATGGCAGCAACAGCTACTGGGAGCTAACTCAGAATCTTTGGACAATTTGCACAGTAATTGGTTTACACATCCCTTTCGGCACAGTTTCCTTTGTGCAAGTGAAAGTTTTAAACCTTCACTTCCTGGCAGATCTCAGCTATCCAAGCGACCTTCCCTGtccttgtggtggtggtggtggtggtggaggcctAGAGGAGGGGAATGCGGAGAAGCACCTGGTGCCCCTGGCTGCGCACTCTCTGATGGCTCACTGCCCCCAAGGCTCTGATGCCCATGCCTGTGGTGATGCttgtggtggggctgtggctccggAGCTTGTGTTGGTCTGCCCACAGTAGCATTTTTACAGAACTCTTCATCTTCAAGAGTCTGAAACAGATTTGTAAATCATTTATCATTACTCTTATCAACCACACAATGAAAGTTATTTGTACAGATGACATATACAGAGTTTCAAGAAATGAATCAAGATAGAGCTAGCTTTGTTTCCTGACACAAAATAGTTTCCctctgaaaactaaaaaaaaaagtcaggaaactATGCTCAAACTTGGTAGTTCTTCATATTTCATAttccagaaaatatttttgaacttCTCTAAAGCTTTACTAATGTGTCTAATAAGATTCTGTCAGGTGAGAATACAAATTGACCCCATTGACAACCATGATTTTCCATTCTACAAGGTTCTTTAATTTGCTGAGCATTGTCTTGGTTTTATAATACTCAGAAACACTAACAACACGATCTCaaatctcagtgttgctttgtaaataaaatccaTGTGAGATTCAAAGACTCACAATACAGTGTGACAATATTTGCAAGGCTTTGACAAAGTCATGGATTCCACTGGATTTTTAGCATACAACTACTAAGGGGTTCATTTTCTGATTATTTATGAATTACTTCTAAGTGAGAACAACCTAGTTTATTATAAACTGATatgtgttaaaaaaaacacacacacaagtattcTATGATCACACAAGCAGCTGTAGGATTAGTTTAATTTTACAAAACTATTACTGAATTTCACTGAGTTTGTGGtacatatttttcacatttttttgttcCTAAAATTAGAGTGCATCCTATTACTATGGCATTTCAGCATTATATCTTACTGCAGttggtagtttttcttttcttagtacATCAAATAATGTATCATTACTGATGGCATATCAGATGTAGATAGCATATTATTCTTCCTAACAGgtagtttattttttaacctaTTATGAGATTTGGTCCTACTTTTTTAttttcggtcatggggcttgaactctgggcctgggcactgtccctgagctctttagctcaaggctagtactctatcacttgaaccacagcaccacttctggttttctggtagttaattggagataagagtctcatataatttcctgcctggactggctttcaactgagatctcctgatctcagcctcttaagtagctaggattacaggcacgagccaccagtgcctggctttccta
Proteins encoded in this window:
- the LOC125367434 gene encoding LOW QUALITY PROTEIN: selenoprotein P (The sequence of the model RefSeq protein was modified relative to this genomic sequence to represent the inferred CDS: substituted 1 base at 1 genomic stop codon), which gives rise to MWRGLGLALALCLLPYGGAESQGKSSVCKQPPAWSIGEKNPMLDSRGTVTVVALLQASUYLCILQASRLEDLRVKLENEGYSNISYVVVNHQGISSRLKYAHLKEKVSDNITVFQQEEDQPDVWTLLNGDKDDFFIYDRCGRLVYHLGLPYSFLTFPYVEEAIKIAYCGDKCGNCSFQTLEDEEFCKNATVGRPTQAPEPQPHHKHHHRHGHQSLGGSEPSESAQPGAPGASPHSPPLGLHHHHHHHKDREGRLDSUDLPGSEGLKLSLAQRKLCRKGCVNQLLCKLSKDSELAPSSCCCHCRHLIFEKTGSAVTUQCAENLPSLCSUQGLFAEEKVIESXQURSPPAAUQASQQLEPTQVSPKUSUNNMPKKUKURSN